A window of Hymenobacter siberiensis genomic DNA:
GTAGCGCTGCTGGGCCTGGGCCAACTGATTATCAAGCTCTTCCGCGCTGGCGCCGTTGAGCATAATCTCCAGGTCGCGCCGCTCGGTGAGCATATTCAGGTGCAGCTGCTTCACCGAGAGGTATTGGGCCTCGTTGAAATGTACGTGCTGCGCCAGCGCCCGGGTGAGCGTGGTAGCCCGCGCCATCATGGCGTGTGAGTAAGAGCCGTCGCCGGGGCCGGCTACAGCCACTGGGGTAACGGTAACACCCGCAGCAAAGCAAGTAGCCAGGAATAAGTTTTTCATGGAATGTGGGGGTTATGGTGATGAGATAAGGCAAGTGCCCTGCTGGAGTGCAATTGGGCTCATCAAACATAGACAAATTATCAATTTGAATAAAAAATACTTTTTCTGGCACTTTTTTAATTTCAAGGTTTTTATATTATTCAATAACAATCTGATTTGCAGTCAAATAGCTTATTTAAAATAATCAGTCGCTGAGGCCGGAAAAAAAATTACCAGTGGGCAAACCATATATTTTTCCTTACGAATGCAATTATATTTCACCTGACCTAAAGCCTTACTTTAAGTAAAAAGCCCTTGTAGGGCTATTCTCTCAATTGTTGGTTTAAGTTGCTATCCAGGCCGGCCTGTGCGGGTACGGTGGCTTTTCAGCAGCCATGGCACCCGTAAATGAGTGATTTTCGGGCTGGTGTGCGGGCTTTGAATGGTGTGGTGCGACGAATTGGGGCAGCAACGGTAGCACCATCAAGGCTACCGTGCCATAAGCACCTCTCCGAACAGGGGGGCTACCGGCGAAAAAGCCGGCAGCCCACAATCATCCCAGTGGCACTGATGCCCGGAATGGGTAACCCCGCCCTTACAAAATGTGCAGTTCTATGCGGCGGTTGAGCTGGCGATGGTCTTCGGTATCGTTGGCGGCCAGGGGGTGGCCTGCGCCGTAGCCTTTGGAGCGCAGCCGGGTGGTGGAAATGCCGTGGTCAGACAGGTATTCAACCACTGCCTGGGCGCGGCGCTGCGAGAGCTGAATGTTAGACTCGGGGGCACCTACGTTGTCGGTATAGCCGGATACTTCAATCTGCACGTCGCGGTACTGCCGCAGGAACTCAATCAGGCGGTTGAGCTCGGTGCGGGACTGCGGCTTCAGGTCGTACTTATTGGTATCGAAAAACAGATTATTCAACACCACGCTGCGGCCGGCGCGCACGGGTTCAAGGTAAATATCCAGCGCCGTGGGACTGAACGGGTGCTGGCTGGAATAGTCGAAGCTGAGGCTTTTGAGCAGGTATTTATCGGCCGCGGCGTACATGGCGTAGTGGTGGCCTTCGTTGAGCACCACCGTGTAGTCGCCGTACTCGGGGTCGGAAGTCACGAACTGCGTGAGCACGTCGGTGTCGAGGTCGTAGAGCTTTACTTCTGCTTTGAGCGGCTTTTTGGTGTTGGCATCAAATACGCGGCCCTGGGTGTAGGTGCTGGTTTCGCGGGCCTTCACGGCCGGCGGCACCGCAAAGCCGAACAGCTCCACCGGCCGCTCGCGCGACAGCCGGTAGCCCCCGGGCGGCTCCTCTGATGCCCGGCTGCGCGAGCAGAATCCCTTCTGGTTGTCGGAAGTGATAAAAAGGGAGGCTTCGTTCTCGAAGGTATTGAGTGGGTAGCCCAGGTTGCGGGGTTTGCTCCAATTGCTGGCCCCCTGCTTTTCGCACCGAAAAGCGTCGAGGCCACCCATGCCGACCAGGCCATCGGTAACATAATAAAGCGTGGTGCCGCTGGCGTGGATGAATGGGGCCATGTCCTTACCGGCGGTGTTCACGGGCGTGCCCACGTTTTGGGCGGGGCTCCAGTTGCCATCGGGCTGTAGGCTGGTCACGTAAATATCCTCCTGGCCCTGGCCGCCGCGCCGCGTCGAGGTGAAGTACAGCGTTCGGCCGTCGGCCGAGAGCGAGGGTTGCGAGTCCCACTCCGTAGAATTCACGTTGAGGCCCAGGTTAATGGGCGGGCTCCAGTTGTTGCCGGTGCGGCGCGAAATGTACAGGTCGCAGTTGCCAATGGCCTTGGGCCGGTCACAGGACGCAAAAACCAGCGTTTTGCCATCGCCCGAAATCGAGCCCGCGCCTTCGTTGTAGCTGGAGTTGATGGCCGGCGAAATCGGCACGGGCGCACCCATAGAGCCGTCTTTGTTCTGGCGGCTCACGTACAGGTCTTCGCCACTGCTGGCCGCCGGCCGGCCCGTGAAGAGCAGGAACCGGTTATCCGCCGTAAGAGCCGGGAAATACTGAAACTTAAAGCTGTTCAGCGGGGCGGGCAGCGGCAGCGGCGCTTCACCCATGGGGTGCTTCATGGCATCGAGCGCAAACTCACAGGTGAGGAGCTGCCGCTGCGATTTGGCCAGGTTTTTCTGAGCTTTGGGGGCCACTTTCATCAGCTGCCGGTAGGCATCGAGGGCAGTCTGGTAGTCGCCGTAGCTTAGGGCCAGGTCGCCCAGCAGCTGGTATTCGGAGGCATGAATCGGCTCGGGGACTACTTTGGACAGGCCGTCGCGATAGGCGGCCAGCGCCCCCCGGTTGTCGCCCATGGCTTTCAGCAGGGAGCCCTTCAGCAGGAAGGCTTCGCCGAAGGATGGGAACTTCTGGTTGAGCTGGTTCAGGGTCTCAACGGCCTTGACAAAGTCCCGTTCCTTGGTTTGCTGCTGCGCTTTTTCGAGTAGACTGCGGGCCTTCGTGTTGGTGGGCATCTGCACTTTGGGCGGTAGCTGCGCCCAGGCCATTTCGGCAGAGGCCAGGCCCAGCAGACACATCATTCCGAGGCGCACGGCCCCCAACACTGAAATGCAACGCATACGGTAAGCTAGGGAATGTCGAGGTATTTATGAGTCTGGAGCGACACCTGCCAGCGCGGGTGCTGCTTCACGTAGTCAACCAGCTCGGGCGTCATGCGCGCGGCGCGGCTCCACTCGGGCTGCAAGTATAGGCGCGTGGTGGCCGGAACCAACGCCGCGTGTTCCTCAGCCCATGCAAAATCGTGCCCATTAAATACAACTACCTTCAATTCGTGGGCAGCAGCCAACACTTCGGGCAGCGGGGCCTTGAATTTTTTGGGCGAAAGGCACACCCAGTCCCAGGTGCCGGAGAGCGGGTGCGCGCCCGAGGTTTCGAGCCAGGTGCGGCAACCAGCCGCCTGCAATGCGGCCGTAAGGAGCTCCAGATTATGCATCAGCGGCTCGCCGCCAGTAATGACCACATCGCGGCCGGGATAAGCCAGCACGGCTTCTACGAGCTGCGCTACCGACTGGCGGGGGTGCGCGTCGGCATCCCACGATTCCTTCACGTCGCACCATACGCAGCCCACGTCGCAACCGCCCAGCCGGATAAAATAGGCGGCCCGGCCGGTGTTATACCCTTCGCCCTGAATGGTATAGAACTGCTCCATTACGGGCAGCAGCGTTCCGGCGGGCACAGCCGTCACATCATCGGAAGATGCAATTAATTCAGAAGTAAGTAACGTCACGGGTATTATTACAAAAAACCTCAGGAAGCAAAGCAACCCGAACACCAACTATAGGACACGCCGTTCCCAAGGCCGGACTTTAAAAGTACGCCAGGAGCTAATTATAACCAAATATTCCTAAGAATCAGCCGGCTGGGTGCGGGTATATTTCGCCCTTCGCGGCCCGTAGCGTGTTCAGCAAAAGCATGGCGATGGTCATGGGGCCCACGCCGCCGGGCACTGGCGTGATGGCCGAAGCCAGCGGGGCCACCTCGGCAAAGTTCACGTCGCCCTTCAGGGTATAGCCGCTTTTTTTGCTGGCGTCGGGCACGCGGGTGGTGCCCACGTCAATCACCACTGCGCCGGGCTGCACCATGTCGGCGGTCACGAACTCGGGGCGGCCGATGGCGGCCACCACGATGTCGGCCGTCCGGCATATTTCAGCCAGGTTCTGAGTGCGCGAATGGCATAAAGTAACCGTGCAGTTAGCCGTATCCAGGTTCTTGGCCAGCAGTATACTAACCGGAGTACCAACGATATTGGAACGACCGATAACCACGGCGTGCTTGCCGCTGGTTTTGATACCCTGGCGCGCCAGCAGCTCCACAATGCCCGAGGGCGTGGCGGGCAGCAGAGCCGGCAAACCGGCCACCATCCGGCCGATATTCATGGGGTGAAAACCATCGACATCCTTCTCGGGGCGGATGGCTTCAATGACCTTTTCGGGGTTGATGTGGGCCGGCAGCGGGAGCTGCACAATGAAACCGTCAATCTCGGGGTCGCGGTTCAGCTCATCTACTTTGGCCAGCAGGTCGGCCTCGGTAATATCATCTTCGTAGCGCAGCAGCGTGGACGCAAAGCCGACCCGCTCGCAGGCCAGCACCTTGTTGCGCACGTAGGTTTCGGAGCCGCCGTCGTGGCCCACGAGGATGGCGGCGAGGTGCGGCACCTTCTGGCCGGCGGCTTTCAGGGCGGCCACTTCGATGGCGATTTCGGCTTTGATGTCCTCGGCGGTCTGCTTGCCGTCGATGAGGTTGGAGGTTGTTACGGAAGTCATAAGGGGATTATGTGTCATCCTGAGCACAGCGAAGGACCTTATCACGCCTTGCACCGCATGTTGTTAGCAATTCTGACGAAAGCGGCCGTGATAAGATGCTTCCTTCGTCAGCATGACAGGCATAAAAAAGGCGGCCCGAAAGCCGCCTTTTCAAATCAATCAATCTTAAGCACTGCCAGAAAGGCTTCCTGCGGGATTTCGACGGAACCCACGGAGCGCATCCGCTTCTTGCCTTCTTTCTGCTTTTCGAGCAGCTTGCGCTTCCGCGAAATGTCGCCGCCGTAGCACTTGGCAATTACGTTTTTGCGCAGGGCCTTCACGGTTTCGCGGGCGATGATTTTCTGGCCAATCGAGGCCTGAATGGCGATGTCGAACATCTGGCGGGGCAGCAGCTCGCGCAGCTTTTCGCAGAGGCGGCTACCCCACTGGTAGCTCTTGGAGCGGTGCACGATGGCCGACAGGGCATCGACCTTTTCGCCGTTCAGCATCACGTCGAGCTTCACCATGTCGGCTTCGCGGAAGCCAATCAGCTCATAATCAAGCGAAGCATAGCCACGGCTGATGGTTTTGAGCTTGTCGAAGAAATCAAATACGATTTCGGACAGCGGCAGCTCGAAGGTCATCTCTACCCGCTCGGAAGTGAGGTAGGACTGGCCCTTGATGATACCGCGCTTGTCCATACACAGCGTGATAATGGGGCCTACATACTCCGCCGCCGTAATAATCTGCGCCTTGATGAAGGGCTCTTCAATGAGCTTAATCAGGTTGGGCTCCGGCATTTCCGACGGGGCGTTGATGGTCAGGAGCTGGTCCTTGGTGCCGATGGCGTGGAACTGCACGCTGGGCACGGTGGTGATGACCGTCATGTTGAACTCGCGCTCCAGGCGTTCCTGCACGATTTCCATGTGCAGCATGCCCAGGAAGCCGCAACGGAAGCCAAAGCCCAGGGCCACCGACGTTTCGGGTTCCCAGACCAGCGAGGCATCGTTGAGCTGCAGCTTCTCCATACATGAGCGCAGTTCCTCGTACTCGGTGGTTTCTACGGGGTAGATACCGGCGAATACCATCGGCTTCACATCAGCAAAGCCCTTTATAACTTCGGTGGTGGGCCGCGCCACATGGGTAATCGTGTCGCCTACCTTCACCTCGCGGGCTTCCTTGATGCCCGAGATGAGGTAGCCCACGTTGCCGGCGCTCATTTCCTGGCGCGGCTCCTGGTTCAGGCCCAGGATGCCAATTTCGTCGGCGCCGTACTCTTTGCCCGTGGCCATAAACTTCACCTTGTCGCCTTTGCGCATGGTGCCGTTTTTGATGCGGAACAGGACTTCGATGCCGCGGTAGGAATTGAAGACGGAATCAAAAATCAGGGCTTGCAGGGGGGCTTCCGGGTCGCCTTTCGGGGCCGGAATGCGGTCGCAGATGGCATTGAGGATGGCTTCGATGCCGATGCCGGTTTTGCCGGAAGCGTGCAGAATATCGCCGGGCTCGCAGCCAATGAGGTCCACGATTTCGTCGGTCACTTCCTCGGGCATGGCGTGCGGGAGGTCGATTTTGTTGAGTACGGGGATGATTTCCAAATCGGCCCCGATGGCGAGGTAGAGGTTGGAAATCGTCTGGGCTTCGATGCCTTGGGAAGCATCCACAATCAGCAGTGCGCCTTCGCAGGCGGCGATGCTGCGGCTTACTTCGTAGCTAAAGTCGACGTGGCCGGGCGTGTCAATCAGATTCAGCGTGTAGATTTCCCCTTTGTAGGGGTACTGCATCTGGATGGCGTGGCTCTTGATGGTGATGCCGCGCTCGCGCTCCAGGTCCATGTTGTCGAGCAGCTGGGCCTGCATGTCGCGCTTGGCCACGGTGCTGGTGAATTCCAACAGGCGGTCGGCCAGGGTACTTTTACCGTGGTCGATGTGGGCAATGATGCAAAAGTTGCGGATATTCTTCACAGATATTTCTTAAGCTGGGCTGCTGGCGGGGCGGTTGAAACTCGGGGAAGCTGACTGGCCGTTGCCCGGCTTTCCGCTACCCTAGTACCCGTTTTACTAGCTTGAGCCTGCAAATTACGACCAGAATAACTAGTCTGCACGATTTGGCCTGGCGAGGGACAAATTCCGGGGCAGCTGCCGGCTTCGGGACTCGTTTTGGAGCGCGGATTTTGCGCGGCGCAGTGCATCGCGGCAGCCGGGCTGGCCAGATGAGAAATCTCATGCCTTGCCATGACGTTCATCACAGCATTGCGGGGGCGGACCCACCACCTTTGCCAGCGGTCATCCTCACCCTACCCCCCTGAATATGCGCCCGTTAAAGTCCATGCTGCTGGCGGCTTCACTGATGGCCATTCTTTTCGGGCTGACCAACGCCGACCGGCTGGCCGCGCCCCGTGCCCCGGCAACCAATTACCCGGCCGACTCGCTGACCGGCCGCATCCAGCGCCTGCTGGCGGTGCCGGCGGCCGAGCGGACCTTACCGCTGGCGTTGGCCGATGAACCAGCCGTGCAGGCATTTTATACCCAGCGCCAGCACTCGGCAGCCTGGTGCGCAGATGCCGGGGCCGGGCCGAAAGGCCGGGCGGCGCTGGCGTTGCTGACCCAGGCCGGCGACTACGGCCTGACGCCGGCGATGTACCATGTGCCCCTACTGAAGGTGCTGACCGATTCGCTGGCGCAGCCGGCCGGCACGGCGGGCCAGGTGGCCCGGCAGGCCCGGTTCGACGTATTGCTGACCGATGGCGTGGTGCTGTTTGCGCGGCATTTGCGGCGGGGGCAGCTGCACGCCTTCACGCCTTCGCCGCTGGAAAAAGCCGGGGCTCCGTTTGAGCCGGCGGCCTGGGTGGCCCGGGCGCTGGCTGCGCCGGGCTTTGCGGCGGCCCTGGTGCGCTGCCAGCCACCGCAGCGCGAGTACCAGGAGCTTCAGCAGGCGCTGGCACGCTGGCGGCGGCAGCCCGCCACTGGTAAAGATGCCCCGGCCCACAGCCGGCGCAGCCAGCAAATGGCCCTGACGCTGGAGCGGTGGCGCTGGGAAGCCATTCCCGGCAGCGAATACCTGCTGGTGAACCTGCCGGCTTATCAGCTAGAAGTGGTGCGCAAGGGCCGCGTGCAGCTCAGCCAGCGGATTATAATTGGGCGGCCCGACCGGCCCACTCCTACGCTGAACAGTCGGGTTACGTCTTTCACGATTGCGCCCGAGTGGAACGTGCCCCACGGCGTAGCAGTGCGCCACATTCTGCCCTACCTGAAGGCCAATGCCCGCTACGCGCCGGAGCAGGATTTCTTGGCCAACAACAACTACCGGCTCTTCGATGCCCAAGGCAAAGCCGTGAACCCGGCCACCGTGAACTGGCAGCGCGTTACGGTGACGAACTTCCCTTACACCATTCGCCAAAGCCCGGGCTGCGGCAACCTGTTGGGCAACATCATCTTTCGATTTCCGAACCCCTACGGCCTGTACCTCAGCGATGCCCCCGAGCCCGGCCAGTTTGCGCACGCCTACCGGGCGCTGGAGGAAGGCTGCATGAAGCTGGCGCGCCCCATGCACCTGGCGGCCTACCTGCTGGGGCCCGACAGCACCAGCGCCGCGCTGCCCACCGAAGCCCAGTGCACCGCCAATCCGCAGCCGCGCACCATCTTTCTGAAGCGCCCCCTGCCGCTGCACGTGCGCTACGCCACCTGCGCGGTGGTGGCGGGTCAG
This region includes:
- a CDS encoding OmpA family protein, producing the protein MRCISVLGAVRLGMMCLLGLASAEMAWAQLPPKVQMPTNTKARSLLEKAQQQTKERDFVKAVETLNQLNQKFPSFGEAFLLKGSLLKAMGDNRGALAAYRDGLSKVVPEPIHASEYQLLGDLALSYGDYQTALDAYRQLMKVAPKAQKNLAKSQRQLLTCEFALDAMKHPMGEAPLPLPAPLNSFKFQYFPALTADNRFLLFTGRPAASSGEDLYVSRQNKDGSMGAPVPISPAINSSYNEGAGSISGDGKTLVFASCDRPKAIGNCDLYISRRTGNNWSPPINLGLNVNSTEWDSQPSLSADGRTLYFTSTRRGGQGQEDIYVTSLQPDGNWSPAQNVGTPVNTAGKDMAPFIHASGTTLYYVTDGLVGMGGLDAFRCEKQGASNWSKPRNLGYPLNTFENEASLFITSDNQKGFCSRSRASEEPPGGYRLSRERPVELFGFAVPPAVKARETSTYTQGRVFDANTKKPLKAEVKLYDLDTDVLTQFVTSDPEYGDYTVVLNEGHHYAMYAAADKYLLKSLSFDYSSQHPFSPTALDIYLEPVRAGRSVVLNNLFFDTNKYDLKPQSRTELNRLIEFLRQYRDVQIEVSGYTDNVGAPESNIQLSQRRAQAVVEYLSDHGISTTRLRSKGYGAGHPLAANDTEDHRQLNRRIELHIL
- a CDS encoding 7-carboxy-7-deazaguanine synthase QueE, with amino-acid sequence MEQFYTIQGEGYNTGRAAYFIRLGGCDVGCVWCDVKESWDADAHPRQSVAQLVEAVLAYPGRDVVITGGEPLMHNLELLTAALQAAGCRTWLETSGAHPLSGTWDWVCLSPKKFKAPLPEVLAAAHELKVVVFNGHDFAWAEEHAALVPATTRLYLQPEWSRAARMTPELVDYVKQHPRWQVSLQTHKYLDIP
- a CDS encoding bifunctional 5,10-methylenetetrahydrofolate dehydrogenase/5,10-methenyltetrahydrofolate cyclohydrolase, whose protein sequence is MTSVTTSNLIDGKQTAEDIKAEIAIEVAALKAAGQKVPHLAAILVGHDGGSETYVRNKVLACERVGFASTLLRYEDDITEADLLAKVDELNRDPEIDGFIVQLPLPAHINPEKVIEAIRPEKDVDGFHPMNIGRMVAGLPALLPATPSGIVELLARQGIKTSGKHAVVIGRSNIVGTPVSILLAKNLDTANCTVTLCHSRTQNLAEICRTADIVVAAIGRPEFVTADMVQPGAVVIDVGTTRVPDASKKSGYTLKGDVNFAEVAPLASAITPVPGGVGPMTIAMLLLNTLRAAKGEIYPHPAG
- the lepA gene encoding translation elongation factor 4, which translates into the protein MKNIRNFCIIAHIDHGKSTLADRLLEFTSTVAKRDMQAQLLDNMDLERERGITIKSHAIQMQYPYKGEIYTLNLIDTPGHVDFSYEVSRSIAACEGALLIVDASQGIEAQTISNLYLAIGADLEIIPVLNKIDLPHAMPEEVTDEIVDLIGCEPGDILHASGKTGIGIEAILNAICDRIPAPKGDPEAPLQALIFDSVFNSYRGIEVLFRIKNGTMRKGDKVKFMATGKEYGADEIGILGLNQEPRQEMSAGNVGYLISGIKEAREVKVGDTITHVARPTTEVIKGFADVKPMVFAGIYPVETTEYEELRSCMEKLQLNDASLVWEPETSVALGFGFRCGFLGMLHMEIVQERLEREFNMTVITTVPSVQFHAIGTKDQLLTINAPSEMPEPNLIKLIEEPFIKAQIITAAEYVGPIITLCMDKRGIIKGQSYLTSERVEMTFELPLSEIVFDFFDKLKTISRGYASLDYELIGFREADMVKLDVMLNGEKVDALSAIVHRSKSYQWGSRLCEKLRELLPRQMFDIAIQASIGQKIIARETVKALRKNVIAKCYGGDISRKRKLLEKQKEGKKRMRSVGSVEIPQEAFLAVLKID
- a CDS encoding L,D-transpeptidase scaffold domain-containing protein; this translates as MRPLKSMLLAASLMAILFGLTNADRLAAPRAPATNYPADSLTGRIQRLLAVPAAERTLPLALADEPAVQAFYTQRQHSAAWCADAGAGPKGRAALALLTQAGDYGLTPAMYHVPLLKVLTDSLAQPAGTAGQVARQARFDVLLTDGVVLFARHLRRGQLHAFTPSPLEKAGAPFEPAAWVARALAAPGFAAALVRCQPPQREYQELQQALARWRRQPATGKDAPAHSRRSQQMALTLERWRWEAIPGSEYLLVNLPAYQLEVVRKGRVQLSQRIIIGRPDRPTPTLNSRVTSFTIAPEWNVPHGVAVRHILPYLKANARYAPEQDFLANNNYRLFDAQGKAVNPATVNWQRVTVTNFPYTIRQSPGCGNLLGNIIFRFPNPYGLYLSDAPEPGQFAHAYRALEEGCMKLARPMHLAAYLLGPDSTSAALPTEAQCTANPQPRTIFLKRPLPLHVRYATCAVVAGQLRFYPDVYGQDATLRRQLLAMQAATQRSVQTSLRQRKDAAENQPPGTTLAGQRE